ttgtgcTCTTGACCTGCCTcctttgtcaaaaaaaaaaaaaatatatatatatatatatatatatatatatatatatatatatatatatatgtgtgtgtatatatatatatatatatatatatatatatatatatatatatatatatatatatatatatatatatatatatatatatatatatatatatatatatatatatatatatatatatatatatatatatatatatatatatatatatatatatatatatatataatatatatatatatatatatatatatatatatatatatatatatatatatatatatatatatatatatatatatatataagcaaaactatataaaaaagaatcgaacatgaagaattatctaatagataagttaataatATAATATGGAGCCGAACGGGAGGATGGAAACACCCGGCAGGACAAAATGTcgggaagacggacatgcagcgactcgcacagccgGGCACAACATCGCACAGCCaagcatggcgggcgagcgtgtccCCGGCACTGGGAATCCAAACGGTACTGATGGGACCGTTAGTCTTCCGACACTTTGAGCGAGGCCCAGTACCGATAGTGTCATATGAGCTCTCGGCACTGAGCAGTACCGATTTGTAATGATTCCACGGGTGCCGAGTGAAATCATTACAAATCGGTACTGCACTCAAATTTCCTGTTGaacaagaaagacaagaaaacgcCAGAATCAAAGGAGAGATTGACCAGTAAAATGGACCACTCTTGTGTCCAGACccttagaaataaataaaagcaaattaCCACTAGCACCATCACAGACTACCAAGCTCTATAGAGTGGTTTTCAAGCTAAAAAatgcatttttcttcattttttcaaaaTCCCTCACaaacctcctcctcgtcttatccCTTGCATCCGATCCATGTGCAGCAACCTTCCTTTGCAATGTCCCTACCCGCCTTCACTGCCAACTTTGCTGCAGGAGGTCCTTGTCACCACCCTTTCCACCTTCTCACTAGCACCGTACCACCTCTACACGTTTTTATATTTCAATCCCCACACAGTTCTTGTCTTTTGTATCCCTCCAACACCCTCTCATTTCTCATTCTACTAATCCTTCACACCCTGATAAATGTTTCTCAGCACTTTCATGTCCTGGGTATTTCTTGCTCATGCCTGGAAATATGTATCAACACTTAATACGCAGAGATCAATCTGAGCAAAGAGTTTAGATACATTAGCATAATGATGAAAATCAGTTAATTGTTGAAAATCATTCTGCATACATTGAAATTATATGAACAAGATGCTCAATTAAATAGTCATAAAAAAATTGAGCATTGTATCTATACTGTTGTTGTGCAGTAATATGATGTCATCTGCTATGATATGGGTcaatgggtattctttttctagAACTGCACTACATTTGTCACAGTGATGCAATTTCATTTCAAAGCTACAGTGAGTATTTCTGAAACAGTATAAAACAGTACTGGTGGCCTAGCAGTCACAGTGGGCGGCACTACACATTTCCTGCTCATGAATCTTCTGGCAGTCTCGCCTTGATCATGACTCACGGTTAACTAGCTCTCCTTAGTCTCTGCCACGACATGAGAACagcagaagagaaaataatgagccTCCTTACCTTGCTAAACTTGTTCATGTACTCGCTGACAATATTTGCAGAGCAGTAGGGGTCTATGGCACAGGTCTCAAAGGCTGCAatggaaataaaacaataattaagTCCGACTTGAAATAATGATGTTCTTTTTCTTGTACTGATGTAAAGTTACAACAACCCACCCACCTCCTGTACTTAGAAGTTTGCACTAGGACTACCAAtggatatgatatatatatatatatatatatatatatatatatatatatatatatatatatatctatatatatatatatatatatatatatatatatatatatgtatatacatatatatatatatatatatatatatatatatatatatatatatatatatatatatatatatatatatatatatattaagagtCCCAAGGGGAGCTTACTCATCTTCTTATCATATTAGCACCAACAGCCGCAGCCACCACACAGGAGACACCCAGGCTactgacctcccttcctctccggtTTGTCGTGCTGCAGAACGGGCTTACCCGCGTCAGCCCAGTAACCCCACGAGATGTGGAAGGGCCCGCAGAAGTAGGAACCAGTTCCGCACTTTGCGGTAAAATTGCACCCGGTGGCAGCCTCGCACAGGCAGTCCATGCAGCTGAGGTCCACTTCGGCGAGTACATCAGCTAGGGAGGAGAAGCACAACTGTTTTTGATGGGCTTCTTTTCCATATTGACGCTTACAAAACTATACTGTATGATTCTTAACGTACCGATTCATCTAAAATTACCCTTCTTTATATTTGGATAGACTTAGAAATATTTTACTGATCATGCCAAACATTTTTTATTTGAACCATCGAGCATTCTTCTGCGGGAAAGACTCGAGAGAACCGATACAGCTATCACACGTAGCATGTTAAATAAAATGTACCTTTGTTTAACCTGTCATTATCTTTTGGAATAAAACAAATTAACGGCTAAGGTGCAGAAGTCTTTGTAATAGCATTAGAAGTCGTTATTAACTGTTTGAACACTGATTAACATCCGCGCGCCGAACACTGACTCGAGCGCGTTGAACCGATCCTCCCCTCACCAGTGTTACCAGAATACAGGATTCGCCACATCgtaatttcctgttttttcttttaactattacaaaaaaatcaataatcaACAGTCTTAACAAAAACTTTAACTGTATATCGTGCAGAAAACTGATAAATGCAGTGTTCTGAAAACGAGTATAGGGTAGGTTTGGTAATGCTGCTGCTCCTCAGTGTTGGTGATACACAAACCGTGGCCGCACGCTCCCTTGatcctcctctccatcattctACCTCTCATTAGCACACTCATCATGCCGCTTCCTCAGTGCCATAATAAGACCCTGAGTGACGTAACAGTGTGTGGACAAGAACAATAGTGACAGCGCCTTAAGACGAACAAAATAAGGATGCCAATGTGAAGTTATTGTCTATTCTAACGGACCAATTATCTTTTTGTGCCTTTGGTGTGTTCTCAATAGATTTTAAAACCTTAAGAACTGCATACCACGGTTCCTTTGTCACCCAGAAGCCAGAAAAGACGTGGGGGCACTGGAACTCAACGTGCGTCCCGTGcaagatcagtgtgtgtgtgtgtgtgtgttccgccgTGGTAGggatccgtctctctctctctctctctcacacatataaTCACATATAATCAGTACAATACATCGCTTTTTTTGTCGTAATAATTTGCTCTGAAGTCGCCATTTGAAGACTGAGATTATTTATTTGGAAGGTGTCTCCTTTACCATTAGGCTACTGTcattgttggtagtagtagtagtagtagttgtagtagtagtagtagtagtagtagtagtagtatcatacttattattattatgttatcttTAGTTCTCCTAAATCATAAGAACAACCTTTGGGATGTTCTCTTCGCCTTTACGATATTATAGCCTATTATTTCTCACACACAGGTTTAAACGTGTTAAAAACGGGAGTTTCATTTTATCCTCCTTGTTAATCAGTTTTTACCTCCTCTGTTATTTTACGTAAAgacacagacgagagagagagagagagagagagagagagagagacacgtattCATCTTTACTTTTATTCGGTGTCCTTGGGGGAAGCCAACACATATTTGCATAGATTATTAGGCTTTATATTTGCTTACGTGCGTCgcttttaaatctctctctctctctctctctctctctcccctaatgaTACGTTCATAACCCTCATTGAAATCTCTCAGTcgttgaaaaggaaaaagaaagtggttGGAGGCttgctgttatcattattattatcattgttatcattatccgTTGCAACCATCACGCCTGTAGTTACTAAGACTCGTATGTGTCTTCCTCCATTAGATATTTATTgctgtttgtgtattttttccgGCGTTTTCGATATCATTAGTTACCTTTTATGTCTATTTACTCTCCTTGAAGTAATATCAGCgtggtatatttttttctacaagtGGTAAGGTTAGTTAACTTACCAtccatgtctgtctctctatctgtctacctacctatctgtgtatatctatcaatctgcatctctctctctctctctctctctctctctctctctctctctctatctatctgtatccatCTCTTCGAAGGATTAATCTCATGGCGGAGGTCTATCATTacgctaccatcaccactaagCAGTTATcaaccccatcatcatcaccaccaccaccaccacgaccttcaCCAGTAGCGAGGGAGAGGTCATCTTTACCACCATCACTGCAACCACTAATATAACCACTACACCGACTCCAGTGCGTTAATTTACTTGTTTGTGTTtggttagttgttgttgttgtggttgtggttgtggtggttgtggttgtggttgtggttgttgttgtggtggttgtggttgtggttgtggttgttgttgtggaggTTGTGGTTGTGTAGTGTTGTGTTGTTATTTCTCATCCTTTATTTGCTcctattttttgttattgttttgtttgtttgtttttgtttttttcttttagccaTCCTTCTCGCTAACATGAATATAcagtaattttgttttgtttttcctttgtgtgttATTTCTAacaatctatctgtttatctgtatctctttaaacacacacacacacacacacacacacacacacacacacatatacacacacaatacACCTTGGCCTCATAAACTGCAGTCCCAtacatattttcctcctcattcttccccttccctctcctcctcctccttcctcttcctcccttccttccctctcctcctcctccttcctcttcctcccacccttccctctcctcctccttcctcttcctcccacccttccctcaacTTCCTATTATTATGCCACCTTCAGGGTCGTAATGTAGTAATAATTAACAGGTAAGGAACTCGGGTAATTAACTCAAAGGTGTACCACATAATgagtgaggaagtgagggagcgaggaaggaggaagaggaggaggaaaaggaagaggaggaggaagaggaagaggaagaagagaaggaagtatgtTACGTAACGTTGTtatgtacaatcgtgggacacactgtccactgagtttcattcaccggccccgactttaaaatatatacaccgcatggaaggaggctaatgttcagatatgtcactacatatacactctccataatttatttgATATGactttgtcagttgtgcacactgataacaagttttgaattcgcggacgaaaatgtctctttacatttcgttcaaatttagtcattgacagctaaagttgtttgcaacgctattatgcatttgaatagctaaatgttgtattcattcctgcaacgtcctcgccaagaaaatacgaagaaaacattgataacgtgcataAATATTATGAtatggtctaaaaatatataatgataccatcatttaactctcgcttgacaatgttatgcaatgacgtcatcgaccgcGAAGCTCAACTGTCGCGACGTCACTCTgaccaaggcaagtatagagaggt
The DNA window shown above is from Eriocheir sinensis breed Jianghai 21 chromosome 15, ASM2467909v1, whole genome shotgun sequence and carries:
- the LOC126998858 gene encoding lysozyme-like isoform X1 codes for the protein MANNSTSTETTDVLAEVDLSCMDCLCEAATGCNFTAKCGTGSYFCGPFHISWGYWADAGKPVLQHDKPERKGAFETCAIDPYCSANIVSEYMNKFSKDPKKGGCNGDGKIDCIDYAYMHRLGGYTCKDPSMTSTTFFERFNTCWQVVQAAMPKESPQAS
- the LOC126998858 gene encoding lysozyme-like isoform X2, producing MANNSTSTETTDVLAEVDLSCMDCLCEAATGCNFTAKCGTGSYFCGPFHISWGYWADAGKPVLQHDKPERKGAFETCAIDPYCSANIVSEYMNKFSKDPKKGGCNGDGKIDCIDYAYMHRLGGYTCKDPSMTSTTFFERFNTCWKVVQAAMPKESPQAS
- the LOC126998858 gene encoding lysozyme-like isoform X3, giving the protein MANNSTSTETTDVLAEVDLSCMDCLCEAATGCNFTAKCGTGSYFCGPFHISWGYWADAGKPVLQHDKPERKGAFETCAIDPYCSANIVSEYMNKFSKDCDGDGVVSCRDYARIHKLGRNGCAAPLPPGGFTTRFEECAARLNVF